One window from the genome of Macaca fascicularis isolate 582-1 chromosome 7, T2T-MFA8v1.1 encodes:
- the CHAC1 gene encoding glutathione-specific gamma-glutamylcyclotransferase 1, with amino-acid sequence MKQESAASNTPPASQSPTPSAQFPRNDGDPQALWIFGYGSLVWRPDFAYSDSRVGFVRGYSRRFWQGDTFHRGSDKMPGRVVTLLEDHEGCTWGVAYQVQGEQVSEALKYLNVREAVLGGYDTKEVTFYPQDAPDQPLKALAYVATPQNPGYLGPAPAEAIATQILACRGFSGHNLEYLLRLADFMQLCGPQAQDEHLAAIVDAVGTMLPCFCPTEQALALV; translated from the exons ATGAAGCAGGagtctgcagcctcaaacaccccGCCCGCCTCGCAGTCCCCTACACCGTCCGCTCAGTTCCCCCGAAACGACGGCGACCCTCAAGCTCTGTGGATTTTCGGGTACGGCTCCCTGGTGTGGAGGCCCGATTTCGCCTACAGCGACAGCCGTGTGGGCTTCGTGCGCGGTTACAGCCGCCGTTTCTGGCAGGGAGACACCTTCCATCGGGGCAGCGACAAGATG CCTGGCCGTGTGGTGACGCTCCTTGAAGATCATGAG GGCTGCACTTGGGGCGTGGCATATCAAGTGCAAGGGGAGCAGGTAAGCGAAGCCCTGAAGTACCTAAATGTGCGAGAGGCAGTGCTTGGTGGCTACGATACCAAGGAGGTCACCTTCTATCCCCAAGACGCTCCTGACCAGCCACTGAAGGCATTGGCCTATGTGGCCACCCCACAGAACCCTGGCTACCTGGGCCCTGCGCCTGCAGAGGCCATCGCCACGCAGATCCTGGCCTGCCGGGGCTTTTCCGGCCACAACCTTGAATACTTGCTGCGTCTGGCAGACTTCATGCAGCTCTGTGGGCCTCAGGCGCAGGATGAGCACCTGGCAGCCATCGTGGACGCTGTGGGCACCATGTTGCCCTGCTTCTGCCCCACTGAGCAGGCTCTGGCACTGGTGTGA